From the genome of Clavibacter nebraskensis NCPPB 2581:
CTTCGCCGGGTTCTACGCCGACGTCCTCTGGTACGACCAGCTGGGCTACCTCGGGGTGCTGCTCACGCAGTGGGGCGCGGGCATCGCGCTGTTCCTCGTCGGGTTCCTCGCCATGGCGATCCCGGTGTTCGTGAGCATCCAGGTCGCGTACCGCTCGCGACCCGTCTACGCGAAGCTCAACTCGCAGCTCGACCGCTACCAGCAGGTCATCGAGCCGCTGCGCCGCCTCGCCATGTTCGCGATCCCCGCGGTGTTCGGGCTGTTCGCCGGCGTCTCCGCGTCGAGCGGCTGGCAGCGCACGCTCCTCTGGCTCAACCGCACGCCCTCCGGCACGACCGACCCGCAGTTCGGGCTCGACACGTCGTTCTACCTGTTCGAGCTGCCCTTCTACCACGCGGTCGTCGGCTTCGCCTCGGCCGTCGTCATCATCTCCATGCTCGGCGTGCTCGCCACGAGCTACCTCTACGGCGCCGTGCGGTTCTCGGGCCGCGAGGTGCGCATCTCGAAGAGCTCGCGCATCCAGATCGCGATCACCGCGGGCGTCTACTTCCTGCTGCAGGGCGTGAGCATCTGGCTCGACCAGTACTCCTCCGTGGTCAACACGGCCAACGGCGGGCTGTTCACCGGTGCCGCGTACTCCGACGTCAACGCCGTGATCCCCGGCCGCACGATCCTCGCCGGCATCGCCGTCGTCGTCGCGGTGCTGTTCCTCATCACCGCGGCCATCGGCCGGTGGCGCCTGCCCATCATCGGCACCGCGGGGCTCATCGTGGCCAGCATCCTCATCGGCACGGCCTACCCGGCCATCGTGCAGCGCTTCCAGGTGGAGCCCAACGAGCGCTCGCTCGAGTCGCCGTTCTACGAGCGCAACATCGAGGCGACCCGGCAGGCCTACGGTCTCGCGGACATCGAGGAGATCCCCTACGACGCGACGACGGACACCACGCCGGGCGCGCTCCGCAAGGATGCCGCGACCACCGCGAACATCCGCATCCTCGACCCCGCGGTCGTCGGCGACGCGTTCAGCCAGCTGCAGCAGTTCCGGCAGTACTACCAGTTCGGCGACAACCTCGACGTCGACCGGTACCAGATCGACGGCCGCGTGCAGGACACGGTGGTCGCGGTCCGCGAGCTGAGCCCCACCAACACCGGCACCTCGTGGGTCAACCAGCACCTCGTCTACACGCACGGCTACTCGCTCGTGGCGGCGTACGGCACGCAGCGCACCTCCGACGGCCAGCCCGTGTTCCTCGAGTCCGGCATCCCGGCCTCGGGCGACCTGGGCGACTTCGAGCCGCGCGTCTACTTCGGCGAGAACTCGCCCGACTACTCCATCGTCGGCGGCCCCGAGTCGGGCGACAAGGTGGAGCTGGACTACCCGTCCGGCGTCGACGGCGCGGACGAGACCTACACGACGTTCCAGGGCGACGGCGGGCCGAAGGTCGACAACGTCTTCAAGCGGCTCATCTACGCGCTCAAGTTCCAGTCGGAGCAGATCTTCCTGGCCAACCAGATCAACGACCAGTCGCAGATCCTCTACGACCGCGACCCCGCGGAGCGCGTCGGCAAGGTCGCGCCGTACCTCACGGTCGACAAGGACCCGTACCCCAGCGTGGTCGACGGCCGCGTGGTCTGGATCGTCGACGGATACACGACGAGCGACCAGTACCCCTACTCGCAGCACAACGACATGAGCCGCCTCATCGCCGACTCGCAGCAGACCCAGCCGCTCGTGCCGACGGACCGGATCAACTACATCCGCAACTCGGTCAAGGCCACGGTCGACGCGTACGACGGCAAGGTCACGCTCTACGCGTGGGACGCCGACGACCCGATCCTCAAGACCTGGCAGAAGGTCTTCCCGTCGACCCTCAAACCGATCGCGGACATCTCGGGCGAGCTCATGAGCCACCTGCGCTTCCCGGCCGACATGTTCAAGGTCCAGCGCGCGGTGCTCGGCAAGTACCACGTCACGGACCCCGGCTCGATCTACTCGAACCAGGACCTCTGGACCACGCCGAACGACCCGACGGCCACCACCGAGGCGGGCACGCCGGCGAGCCTCCAGCCGCCGTACTACCTCACCATGCAGATGCCGGGTCAGGACGCCCCGCGGTTCTCGCTGTACTCGACGTTCATCCCGCCGGCCACGCAGGACACCTCCCGGAGCGTGCTCACGGGCTACCTCGGGGTGGACTCGGACGCCGGGAACGTGGCGGGGGAGAAAGCGGCGGACTACGGGAAGCTGCGCCTGCTGACGCTGCCGAACGACGACACCATCCCGGCGCCGACGCAGATCCAGAACAACTTCAACTCGGACACGAACGTGGCGAACCAGCTCAACCTGCTGGAGCGCGGCGGCCGCACGAGCGTGGTGCGCGGCAACCTGCTGACCCTCCCGGTCGGCGGCGGCCTGCTCTACGTGCAGCCCGTGTACGTCCGGTCGACGGGCGACACGAGCTACCCGCTGCTCCGCAAGGTGCTGGTGGCGTTCGGCGACAAGATCGCGTTCGAGGACACGCTGGACGCGGCCCTCGACAGCATCTTCGAGGGCGACTCGGGGGCGACGGCGGGCGACGAGAACGTGCCCACGACGCCCGCGGACGGCGCCACGGGCGACGGGTCCACCGACGGCGGGACGGATGCGGGCACGGGATCCACGCCCACGCCAGCGCCGACCTCCTCGCCCTCGGCGCCCGCGCAGGATGTGCAGGCGGCGCTCGACGCGGCCAACACGGCGCTGCAGGAGCGTCAGGCCGCGTATGCCTCCGGAGACCTCGTGGCCGCGGCGCAGGCGGACCAGCGGTTCACCGAGGCCGTGCAGCGCGCGTACGAGCTGAGCCAGCAGCAGTAGCGCCCGGCTCCTGACCAGGACGGCCCCGGCGGCCCCGCGATGCGGGTGCCGTCGGGGCCGTCCTTGTGCGGGGCAGTGGATCCGGCGGGCGGTGTCGTGCTGCAGCCGCCCGGTGGTCACGAGCACCCCCGGAGGTCTGGTAACGTATTCCTCGTAGCGCGGGGTGGAGCAGTTCGGTAGCTCGCTGGGCTCATAACCCAGAGGTCGTAGGTTCAAATCCTGCCCCCGCAACAAGATGAAGGCCCGGTCTCCTCGAGACCGGGCCTTCTGCTGTGCCGCGAAGCGCTTTCGCGGCGGCTAGCGGGCGATCACCGCGTCGACCGCGGTGAGGATCTCCGGCACCTCGGTGCGCGTCGTGTAGTCGACGTGCACGTCGGCGAAGGCCACGCGGCGGTCGGCGTCCACGACGATCACGGTCGGGAACGGGATGTCACCCGTGCCGTCGGCGTTGCTGTCCGCCACGTCGAAGCCGAGCTGGGTGTGGGCCGCGCGGGCCTCGGGGGTCGGTTCGGTCACGAGGCCGAGCGCGCGCACGAACGCGTTGGACGGATCCGACAGCACCGGGAAGTCCAGCCCGCCGCCCGCGACCGCCTGCGCGCTCCCCTCCGGCGTCTGCGGGCTCACGGCCACGAGCGTCGCGCCGCGCTCCCGCAGGGCGGGCAGCAGCCCGGCCTGGTACTGGCGGAAGGTCAGGTTGCAGTACGGGCACCATGCGCCGCGGTACAGCACGACCACCGCGGGGCCGGACCCGAGGGCGGCGTGCAGGTCGACCTCCGCGCCGTCGGGGTCCACGAGCGTCGCAGCGGGCAGCTGGTCCCCAGGGGCGACCGCGCCGTCGGGCACGCCGCCGTCGCGGAGCGCCTGCTGCTCCGCAGCGAACACTGCCGAGAGGTCCGGCCCGATCTGCTCCGCGAAGCCGCGGTCGAACTCGGCGATCTTCGCCTGGATGGTGGTGTCGGTCATGATGTCTCCTCGTTCCGTCGGGTCGGTGCGCTCACCGTAGGCGGGCGATCCGGGAGGGTCGCAGGAGGGGCGTCACGCGGCGTCACGACCGACACCGAGCGGACAGGGGGGGCGGCCATGCAATGTGCTTCTGTTCGGACACATCCGGCTACGGACGTGTGGAGTCGAGCCCGTAGCCCGTAGCCCGTAGCCCGTAGCCCGTAGCCCGTAGCCCGTAGCCCGTAGCCCGTAGCCCGTAGGCCAGATTGGGCGGAAATATAGACACTACGTTCTGCCTCTGTCTCCTTCGCGTGTAGGGCGTTCGAAGATCAGGGCGTGGGTCTTGTGCCAAGCGCCTAAAGTACACACGTGAGCACACTATCGAGGACCATCGCTAGGGCCGGTTTGGCCTATAGCGAGTCGGCCTACGGGCTGAATTTATTTGTCCGGGAGTCACTTAAGGGTGTTGTGGCAGCAGCTGAGCAATCGGCGGAGATTTGGAGAAAAATTGAGATCACCCCTCCGGATGACGGTAATGTCGAATTTCCGGTCTATGATCCGAATCTAGGTATTCAAATTGATACACTGTCATTCACAAAAGACGAGTACAACACTCTGCTTTTGAATATGGAGATAGCTCACTCCGCCCGATCCACGCATCCTGAAGTGCTGCTACAAATGAGCCTCACTCACGCATGTGCTCTTTGGGATGCCTTGTTCTCCGATGTTATCCGTGCAACTATTTTGAGTATGCCGCAGCATCTGAAGTCAAAAGAAACCATGACTTGGGATGAAATCATTGAACATCAGCTGCGAGGATCTCTAGTTGAGGTGCTAGTCGAGCGGCGCGTAAGAAAGATTGCTTACTCAGGAGTGAGAGAGCAACTGACGTATGTCAGGGATCGTCTTGGTGTAGACCTGATCTCGAGTTCAAAAGTAGATGTTGGCGCCTTAGAGATTATTCGACTCAAGCGAAATGCTGTTGCGCACAATGGGGCGCGTGTTACGAATGAGTACGCAGTCAGGGTCGATTTACTCGTTGGACAACCAATTGTATTCACTGAAGAGTCGGCGGCGGCAGAGCGAGAGCATCTCCACGCATCAGGTATGGCGCTCGTTGAGGGTCTACTCGCGAAGTACTGCCCCGAGGAGTGGAATGCCTAAATGATGAGTGTTTAACCAGGTTGGGTTGTCGCGCCTATCCCACGGGGCCTCCGTGGCGATTCAATCAATTAATGACGAGTGAAAGTGCAAATGTAAGCAGGCGTGGCGCACTGTTCAGGCGCCTGACCCGATTTTTTTGCGTACCTGCTCTGTCAAAGCCTCGGGGGACGCGGCTGTCAGCGGCCGCGGTGACCCGGGAGGAGGGCCTGCGCGAGCGGGATCACCGAGACGACCAGCAGCACGGTGCCGAGCACCTCGTCGTCCGGGCGGAGGAGCACGCCGCCGGCGAGGAGGCCGCCGAAGACGAGGGCGGAGACCGCCCGTCGGAGGGTGCGCTCGAGGGCGCCGACGCGGCGCTCGAGGGTGGGGTCGCTGATGGGCAGGGCGCCGTCGTCGATGCGCGTGAGCAGCGCGTCGAGGCGGCCCGGGAGACGGGCCAGCGTGCCGGTGGTGTCCGAGATGCGGGTGCCGAGGTCGCGCACGACGTTGCCGCGCTCCTCGCGGATGAGGCGCTGCGCGTACGGCTCGACGGAGTCCCAGAGGTTGAACGCGGGATCCAGCGCGCTGCACACGCCCGAGGTCAGCGACATGGCGCGGATGATGAGCAGGAAGTCGTCCGGAAGCTGGAACGGGAGGGTGCGCACCACCTCCTGGAACTCGTCCGCGAACGCGCGGAACTCCCGAGGATCCACCTCGCGCAGCTCGGCGAAGCCCAGGCCGCCGAAGCGGGCGAAGAGGCGCGTCATGGCGCGCTCGAGCTGCGTCGTGTCCGCGGAGGGGAGCAGGACGCCGATGTCGCGGGCGGCGTCGACGAGACCCTTGCCGTCGCGCGAGGCGGCGGCGATGAGCATCTTGCGGAGGCCCCTGCGGGTGCTCGGCGGCACCTCGCCCATCATCCCGAAGTCGATGAAGGTGAGGGTCCAGCCCTGCTCGACGGATCCGTCCGTGACGGGCGTGACGAAGACGTTGCCGGGGTGCGGATCCGCGTGGAAGAAGCCGTCGGCGAAGAGCTGGTCGAACATCACGGCGGCGAACACGGGCGCGACGTCGACCGGGTCGATGCCGGCGGCGAGCAGCCCCGCGTGGTCGGTGATCTTGATGGCGGTGACGTCCTCGAGCGTGAGCACGCGCCCGGTGCTGCGCTCCCAGACGATCTCGGGCACGGCCACGCGCTCGTCGGCGGCGAACATCTCCTGGAAGCGGGCCGAGCTGCGGGCCTCGTGCAGGTAGTCGATCTCCTCGAGGCTCGTCTCGGCGAACTCCTCCACGAGCGCGGGCGCGTCCACGCGGTCGGACACGAGCCGGACGTGCGTGAGCCAGCCGCCGATGCGGCGGAGGGCGGCGAGGTCGATGCGCACGATGTCGTCGATGCCGGGCCGCTGCACCTTGATGACGGCGCCCGTGAGGCCCGTGTCGGCGGAATCGAGGGGGCCGAGGATCGCCCGGTGGGCCTGGCCGAGCGACGCGGCGGCGACGGGCGTCTCGTCGACCCAGGCGAACGCGTCGGCGAGCCGCATGCCCAGCTCGCGCTCGGCGAGCGCGCGGATCTCGGGGAACGGGACGGCGGGCACCTCATCCTGCAGGTCCTCGAGCTCGGCCGTGATCTCGGGCGGCAGCACGTCGAGGCGCGACGACATGAACTGGCCGACCTTGATCATGAGGCCGCCGAGCTCGACCGCCAGCACGCGGAACCGGCGGGCGAACAGCTTCATGCGCCGGGTGCGCGTGCGGTCGGCGATGCGTCGGAGGCCGACGCGGGGGAGGAAGAGCTCGTACCACCAGGTGACCGCCAGGTTCCAGGCGGCGAAGCGGAGGATGCGGCGGTAGCGGGCGCGCGTCTCCGGGGCGGCGGCCTCGGCATCCCGCCCGGGAGCGGCGCCGGCCGTGGCCGCGGTCACTCCCGGGCGAGGATCGCGTAGAGGCGGCGGCGGACCGCGTCGAGCTCGGTGGCGGCCTCGGCGACCTGCGCCGCGGTGCCCGAGCGCTGGACCTGCGCCGCGGCCTGGGCGAGCGCGAGGCCGGCCTTCGGGAGGGCGGAGCGGTCGTGACGGTCGTGGGCGTCGCGCCCGTGCGCGTCGGCGTCGGCCCACGGCGCGGTGACGCCGTCACGGGCGACCGCCGACCGGCCCGCCTCCGTGAGCGCCCAGACCTTGCGCCCGTCGGTGGTCTCGGCGGCGATGAGGCCCTCGTCGGCGAGGAGCTGGAGCGTCGGGTAGACGGCTCCGGCGTTCGGGGTCCAGGCGCCCGCGGTGCGTTCCTCGATCTCGTGGATGATGCGGTAGCCGTGCATGGGCTCCTCGGCGAGCAGCGCGAGGACGGCGTGGCGCACGTCGCGCGGGCCGGCGCCGTGGCCGGCGTTGCCGGCCGGGCTGCCGTCGCGCTTCTCGAAGCGCGCGCGGAGGGACTCCATCGCCTGCCACACGCCGTCGGCGGCGTCGCCGAACGGGGATCCTGAGCTGGGGGACGATGCGGCCATGGCGAGCTCCTTGCTGTGGGACGTGCGCGGTGCCTCGACGATAGGCCGCGGACCTGGCCGCGGACCCGGGAGCGGCCCGTTGGTCAGCGCCCCAACAGGTCCGGCGGATGGGGGAGGGACGGCCGCGGTCAGCCGACGGCCTGCGCGAACCCGCGCTTCGGGTCGGCCAGGTGCTCCAGACCGGCGGGCAGCGGTCGCCCCTTCGCGGCCATCGACTGCGCCCACAGGCGGCCCGCGCGGTACGACGAGCGCACGAGCGGGCCGGCGAGCACGCCGAGGAACCCGATCGCCTCCGCCTCCGCCTTGATCTCCACGAACTCCTCCGGCCGCACCCAGCGCGCGACGGGCAGGTGCCGCGGCGTCGGCCGGAGGTACTGCGTGACCGTGATGATGTCGCAGCCCGCGTCGTGCAGGTCGACGAGCGCCTCCGCGACCTCCTCACGCGTCTCGCCCATGCCGAGGATGAGGTTCGACTTGGTGATGAGGCCCGCGTCCCGCCCCTGCGTGATCACGTCGAGCGAGCGCTCGTACCGGAACGCCGGGCGGACCCGCTTGAAGATGCGCGGCACCGTCTCCACGTTGTGCGCGAAGACCTCGGGTCGGGAGGAGAAGACCTCGGCGAGGAGGTCGGGGTTCCCGGAGAAGTCGGTCGCGAGGATCTCGACGCCCGTGCCGGGGGCGTCGGCGTGGATCCGCCGCACGGTCTCCGCGTGCAGCCACGCGCCCTCGTCGGGCAGGTCGTCGCGCGCCACGCCCGTGACGGTCGCGTAGCGGAGGCCCATCCGGCGGACGGAGTCGGCGACGCGGCGCGGCTCGTCGGTGTCGTAGTCGGCGGGCTTGCCGGTGTCGATCTGGCAGAAGTCGCAGCGGCGGGTGCACTGGGATCCGCCGATGAGGAACGTGGCCTCGCGGTCCTCCCAGCACTCGTAGATGTTCGGGCAGGCCGCCTCCTGGCAGACGGTGTGCAGGTCCTCCGTCTTCACGAGCTGCTGGAGCGCCTGGTACTCGGGCCCCATGCGGGCCTTCGTCTTGATCCACTCCGGCTTGCGCTCGATGGGGGTCTCGGCGTTGCGCACCTCGAGGCGGAGCATGCGGCGGCCGTCGGGCGCGGCGCTCATGCGCGGGCCCTGGAGGTGACGGAGGAGTGGGGAGCGGTGGAGGGCATGGCGGATCCGTTCGGGGAGAGGGCGCGCACGAGGTGCGGGCGGAGGAGGGGGACGACGTCGGCCGGGGTGACCGTGCGACCGATGACGCGGCTGATGGAGGTGACGCCCGCGTCGCGGATCCCGCACGGGACGATGCGGTCGTAGGCGTCGAACGCGTTGCTGCAGTTGAGCGCGAAGCCGTGCATGGTGACGCGCTCGGCGACGCGGACGCCGATGGCGGCGATCTTCTCGTCGCGGGGCGATCCGTCGGGCGAGGCGCCCCGGATCCAGACGCCCGAGCGGCCGTCGACGCGGCAGGACGCGATGCCGAGGTCGGCGAGCAGGCCGATGAGGGCGTCCTCGAGGCGGCGCACGTGGGCCACGACGTCGAGGGGCTCCGGCAGCCGCACGATGGGGTAGCCGACCAACTGCCCCGGCCCGTGCCAGGTGATGCGGCCGCCGCGGTCGACGTCGATGACGGGGGTGCCGTCGCGCGGCCGGTCGTCCGGCTCCGTGCGCCTCCCCGCCGTGTACACCGAAGGGTGCTCGAGGAGGATGACGGTGTCCTGCGCCCGGCCCGCGACGACGTCGGCATGCAGGGCACGCTGACGCTCGAGGGCCTCGATGTACGGCACGGAGTTGGCGCTTAGCCCCGTGACGACGATGTCGACCACGCGGCCAGCATAGGCGCGCGGCCACCGGCGGGCGAGGGCGCGCGCGGGCCCGTCGCGTTGCGGGGGAGGCGCGCGGGGCGGAGGATCGTCCTCGATGACCGCCTCCTCCGCACCCGCCGTCCCCGACCGTCCCGTCCGCGCCGCGCGGTCCCAGCACGTGCTGGAGGTGGTCCGCACCGAGCGCCTCAGCCCGCACCTCGTCCGCGTGCACCTCGGCGGCGAGGGGACCCGGGCGCTGCTGGAGCAGGCCGTCCCCGAGCGGCTCGCCGCGACCGACGCTTACGTGAAGCTGATGCTGCCGCAGCGCGGATCCGGCCTCGTCCCGCCGTTCGACCTGCCCGCCCTCCGCGAGACGCTGCCGCCCGAGGCGCTGCCTGCGGTGCGGACGTACACGCTCCGGCACGCGGATCCGGTCGCGGGCACCTGCGCGATCGACTTCGTCGTGCACGGCGACGAGGGGCTCGCGGGGCCATGGGCGGCGTCGGCGCAGCCCGGCGACCTGCTCGCGGCGAGCGGCCCCGGCGGCCTGTTCAGGCCGAGCGGGGACCCCGCGGTCGTGCGGCTGCTGATCGGCGACGACTCGGCCGTGCCCGCGATCGCCGCTTCGCTCGCCGCGATGACCGCCGACGCGACCGGGGTCGCGCTCGTCGAGGTGGACGGCCCCGCCGACGAGCTCCCCCTCGCGCACCCCGCCGGCGTCGAGCTGCGCTGGATCCACCGCTCGCGCGTCCCCGGCGCCGTGCCCGGCGCGCCCCTCGTCGACGCGGTCCGCGCGCTCGCGCGGCCGGGCGGCGTGGTCGAGGTCTTCGCGCACGGCGAGCGCGGCGCGATGAAGGAGATCCGCGCGCTCCTCCAGGACGGCTGGGGCATCGACCGCCGCGCCCTGTCGCTCTCCGCCTACTGGGCGCTCGGCCGCGCGGAGGACCGCTTCCAGGCGGAGAAGCGCGAGCCGGTGGGGGCGATCTTCGCGGAGTGACGGTGCCCCCGCAACGGGGGCGCGTCCGTCGATGTGGCGCCAACGCGAGAGCCTGTGGAAAGCCAGCCGATTCTTGTCGATCTCTGACCCTATTCTCAGCTCCGCTACCGCTCAGTGGTCGCGGATGCGGGTGCCTGATCCGTCTGCTCGAAAGGGAGCACTCGGATGCGTCTTGCACGCCGTCTCACTCCACCGCCGTCATCGTCGCCCTGGCCCTGGCCCTGGCCCTGGTCGCGGAGATCTTCGTCGCCCTGCCCGCCGAGGCCGCGACCACGCCGACCCGGCCCGTCGCCTCCGTGCCGGCGCTCACGTCCGACGACGTCGACGTCGCCACGCCGACGATCCCCAGCGGCTCGGTCGACGCCCCCGCTCCCGCCTACGCCCAGGCTCCCGCCGACCCGAGCGCGCCGGCCGCCGACGCCTCGGCCGTCTCGCCCTCCTCGCTGTCGGCCTCCGCCGTCGCGCGCCCCCGGCGGGCGGCATCGGCGAGCCAGCTGCAGGACTCGGCCCAGCTCGTGTCCCAGTCGAAGTTCCAGGACACCTACGCCAACGACGACGGCACCGAGTCGGCGGTGCTCTCGCAGACGCCCCTCAACGTGCAGGACACGAAGGGGGACTGGGTGCCGGTCAACACGGACGTGACCGTCCGGTCGTCCGGGGCGGGTGTCGTCCCCGACCACCCCCTCGCCCCGCGCTTCGCCGACTCCGCGTCCGACGCGGGCGTCCTCACGCTGCACCACGACGGGCACGTGCTGAGGTACACGCTCGACGGCGCCGCGGACAGCCCGCTCGAGCGGCCCAGCGCCGACGAGGTGCAGTACCGGGACGTGTTCCCGCGCACCGACCTGCACTACGCGGTGACGGCCGGGCAGGTCAAGGAGGAGCTCATCCTCGCGGCGCCGCCGGTGCCGGCCGCGCCCTCGTACACCTGGCACGTGAGCGCAGCCGGTCTGCACGCGGCGCAGGACGCCGACGGCTCCATCCTCTTCACGGACGAGACCGGATCCGTCGTGTTCGGCATCCCCGCCCCGCGCATGTACGACTCGAGCGGGATCCCGGACGTGCAGGAGCCCGCCGACGCCCCCGTCGCCACGACGCTGACCGCTGACGGACGCGGCTGGACCATCCGGATGACGCCCGATCCGGCGTGGCTCGCGAGCCCCGAACGCGCCTACCCGGTGCACGTGGACCCGTCGTCCGTCGCGTCCTGGTCGAACGACCAGCACGCGTACAAGTCCGACGGCACCCGGCTCACCGACGGCACCGTCCGCATCGGCAACGCGCGGGACCACGGCGACAAGTACTGGCGCACGGTCGAGCACTTCGACTACGAGCAGCTGTTCGGCAAGCAGGTCCTCAGCGCCCGCATCGACGGCTCGTACTACAACGGCGGGACCAGAGCGCTCTTCGGGGGATCCATCAGCGCCGCCACGTCGTTCTCCTACAACGGGGTCGGGGATCGCCTCAGCCAGTTCGCCATGTCCGACAACGGCTCCGCGCAGGACGACCGGCTCACCGACGAGATCGCGAAGTACGTGCGCGACGGCTCGCGCGGGGCGTACCTCATCATCGGCGGCGACGAGCGGCCCGGCGTCTACACGTACAAGTCGATCGCGGTCGCGCTCGTCGTGACCTACAAGGACATGCCCACCGCGGGCCCGGCCATCGCGCCCTCTCCCGCCGACGGAGCACGCGGTCCCGTGATGCCCACGCTCGCGATCTCGGGCACGGACCCGGAGGGCACCGGGCTGCAGTACTTCTACCGCATCAGCGCCGGGGACGATCCCGAGGTGGCCCCGGTGTGGGAGTCGGGCTGGGGCGCCCAGCAGGTGAAGGTGCCGTTCGGCGCGTTGAAGCCCGGTACGAGGTACCACTGGAAGGGCTACGTCAAGGACGGGTACGACGGCGTGCACGGCACCTCCACGCTCGGCATCTCCTCCACGTGGAGCTTCACCACGAACACGCCGGCCATGACGGCGCAGGCCGGTTCCGCGCCCGTCGACGGGTCCGTCATCACCACGACGAGCCCGACCCTCACGGCGCCGACCATCTCCGATCCCGACGGCGACCCCGTCAAGTACCGGTTCCAGATCGCCTCCGGGGCCGACGGCACCACGGGCGCCGTCGCCACGTCCGGCTGGCAGGCGGGCACGACGTGGACGATGCCGACGAACTCGCTGCAGGACGGCGGCCGCTACACGTGGTCGGTGCGCGCGTCCGACGGGTACGACGAGCCGCCGGTGACGTGGACGGACAAGATCCGGGTCGACCTCCGCGTCGGCGACGCCGGACCCGCCCCGACGGACACCGCGGGTCCCGTCAGCGTGAACCTCGCGAACGGCAACATCGGGCTGCGCTTCGCGTCGCCGACGGTGCAGACCGTGGGCGGCAGCATGGGCCTGGGCTTCAGCTACAACTCGATGCAGGCCGGCTCCGGCGGGCTCCTCGGCCGCTACTACGACGGCGCGGCTCCCCTCGGGGACGGCGACGCGTGCCACGCGGACGCCGGCACGCTCGCGACCACCCGCACCGATCCGTCGATCTCCTTCGACTGGGGAGACGGCTCGCCCGCCCCCGGAGTCGACGCGGACGACTTCTCCGCCAAGTGGACTGGGTTCCTGCACGTGCCGACCACCGGCACCTACACGTTCGGCATGACCCGGGACGACGGCGGCTGCGTGC
Proteins encoded in this window:
- a CDS encoding siderophore-interacting protein, whose amino-acid sequence is MTASSAPAVPDRPVRAARSQHVLEVVRTERLSPHLVRVHLGGEGTRALLEQAVPERLAATDAYVKLMLPQRGSGLVPPFDLPALRETLPPEALPAVRTYTLRHADPVAGTCAIDFVVHGDEGLAGPWAASAQPGDLLAASGPGGLFRPSGDPAVVRLLIGDDSAVPAIAASLAAMTADATGVALVEVDGPADELPLAHPAGVELRWIHRSRVPGAVPGAPLVDAVRALARPGGVVEVFAHGERGAMKEIRALLQDGWGIDRRALSLSAYWALGRAEDRFQAEKREPVGAIFAE